The archaeon BMS3Bbin15 DNA segment TTGGAATCGAAGCAAAGCAACCAAACTCTGCTATAAGGAAGTGTGTAAAGGTTCAGCTTATTAAATCAGGAAGGCAGGTTACAGCCTTTACCCCGGGTGATGGCGCTATAAATTTTATAGATGAACATGATGAAGTGCTCATCGACGGTATAGGCGGAAGAACCGGTGGAAGTATGGGTGATATACCTGGTGTTAGATTTAAGGTTATTGCTGTAAACAATGTCTCCCTTAAAGAGCTTGTTAGAGGGAGAAAAGAAAAGCCTGTAAGGTGATATTCATGTTTAAAATCTTTGGATTATGGGACACTCAGGAAGTTGAAGTCAGAGACCCCAGTATGAGGGGCTATCTAAATCTCAAGCCAATCCTTGTACCGCATACCAGCGGAAGGCATATCAAACCCTTCGGTAAGAGCGATGTGAATATAGTTGAGAGGCTTATAAATAAGACTATGGTTACGGGGCACGACGGTAAAAAACATACACGCCCATCTGGTAGAAACACCGGCAAAAAGAATGCCAGTGTAAAAATGGTCAGGGAAGCTTTGATTATTATCGAAAAGAAGACAAAAAAGAATCCTATCCAGGTCCTTGTTGATGCAGTTATTAATGCTGGTCCAAGAGAAGAGACTACAAGGCTGAAGTATGGTGGTATAGCCTATCACCAGAGTGTGGATGTCAGCCCACAACGCAGACTTGATGAGTCACTTCGATATATAGCCCTTGGTGCTGCAAAGCAGGCATTCAAATCGAAGAAATCTCTCTCCCAGG contains these protein-coding regions:
- the rpsL gene encoding 30S ribosomal protein S12, coding for MAKKPTGEFTARKLAKRRQQFRWSNPSYMRRILRLKEKTNPLGLAPMARGIVIEKVGIEAKQPNSAIRKCVKVQLIKSGRQVTAFTPGDGAINFIDEHDEVLIDGIGGRTGGSMGDIPGVRFKVIAVNNVSLKELVRGRKEKPVR
- the rpsG gene encoding 30S ribosomal protein S7, which produces MFKIFGLWDTQEVEVRDPSMRGYLNLKPILVPHTSGRHIKPFGKSDVNIVERLINKTMVTGHDGKKHTRPSGRNTGKKNASVKMVREALIIIEKKTKKNPIQVLVDAVINAGPREETTRLKYGGIAYHQSVDVSPQRRLDESLRYIALGAAKQAFKSKKSLSQALAEEITAAAGYDMKCFSISKKEEIERVAKAAR